In Ailuropoda melanoleuca isolate Jingjing chromosome 4, ASM200744v2, whole genome shotgun sequence, the following proteins share a genomic window:
- the LOC100481042 gene encoding olfactory receptor-like protein OLF4, translated as MDPGNNTGISEFLLLGFSEDPELHPLIFGLFLSMYLITVFGNLLIILAVSSDSHLHTPMYFFLANLSFVDICFTSTTVPKMLWNIQTQSKMITYEGCLSQMYFFILFAGLDIFLLTVMAYDRFLAICHPLHYMVLMKPWFCGLLVLVSWILSFLHSSLESLMVLQLSFCRKVEIPHFFCELNQMMQLACSDNFLYNTVMNFAAVLLGGVPLAGILSSYFKIVSSIHGISSTWGKYKAFSTCASHLSVVSLFYCTSLGVYLSSAAPQSSHASAVASVMYTVVTPMLNPFIYSLRNRDIKEALVRFSGMAALKGSMVLG; from the coding sequence ATGGACCCAGGAAACAATACAGgaatttcagagtttcttcttctgggattttcagaAGACCCAGAACTGCACCCCCtcatatttgggcttttcctctccatgtacctgatcactgtgtttggaaacctgctcatcATCCTGGCTGTCAgttctgactcccacctccacacccccatgtacttcttcctggccaacctgtcctttgtagacatctgtttcacctccaccaccgtccccaagatgctgtggaacatccagactcagagcaaaATGATCACTTATGAAGGCTGCCTTAGCCAGATGTATTTCTTCATACTCTTTGCAGGATTAGACATCTTTCTTCTgactgtgatggcctatgaccgctttttggccatctgtcaccccctgcactataTGGTCCTCATGAAACCCTGGTTCTGTGGCCTATtggttctggtgtcctggatcCTGAGTTTCTTGCATTCCTCATTAGAAAGCTTAATGGTCTTGCAACTGTCCTTCTGTAGAAAGGTAGAAATTCCCCACTTCTTCTGTGAACTCAATCAGATGATGCAACTTGCCTGCTCTGACAACTTTCTGTATAACACGGTGATGAACTTTGCAGCTGTGCTGCTGGGGGGTGTTCCCCTGGCTGGAATCCTTTCCTCTTATTTTAAGATAGTTTCCTCCATTCATGGGATCTCATCAACTTGGGgaaagtataaagcattttccacctgtgcatctcacctctcagttgtgtccttattttattgtaccagcctaggagtgtaccttagctctgctgctccccagagctcccacgcaagtgcagtggcctcggtgatgtacacggtggtcacacccatgctgaaccccttcatctacagcctgaggaacagagacataaaggagGCTCTGGTGAGATTCTCTGGGATGGCAGCTCTGAAAGGGTCAATGGTCCTGGGCTGA